The following proteins are co-located in the Polymorphospora rubra genome:
- a CDS encoding mechanosensitive ion channel family protein has protein sequence MTGISISDISPTVLAQPTPSAPATPAPEETPEPSATCAGDLLCNQLFEWTGLPWFAEGSYYILVKPLRIVLIVLAAIIIRYLLHRGINQLVRRTSTTAVPTILRPLRERVPTATSDATAVFPERRRQRAEAIGSVLRSTVTAVVFSIATLLVLSELSFNLAPLLASAGIVGVALGFGAQSLVKDLIAGLFMLLEDQYGVGDTVDLGDATGVVEAVGLRITTIRDGRGVLWYIRNGEIIRVGNKSQGWAMVIVDMPIGFAGTEKATAVMRAAAAAVAADPELVDHIVEPPEVLGVETVTVDGAVIRTIAKTTAEGQFAVGRELRRRLAETLENSGITARLAASRMYATPATAADEGGTGQGGAT, from the coding sequence ATGACCGGCATCTCAATTTCCGACATTTCCCCGACCGTGCTGGCCCAACCGACCCCGTCGGCTCCGGCGACGCCAGCGCCCGAGGAGACCCCGGAGCCGAGTGCGACCTGCGCGGGCGACCTGCTGTGTAACCAGCTCTTCGAGTGGACCGGTCTGCCCTGGTTCGCGGAGGGCAGCTACTACATCCTGGTCAAGCCGCTGCGCATCGTGCTCATCGTGCTGGCGGCGATCATCATCCGTTACCTGCTGCACCGCGGCATCAACCAACTGGTCCGCCGGACGTCGACCACGGCGGTGCCGACCATCCTGCGGCCGCTGCGGGAACGCGTCCCCACCGCGACCAGCGACGCGACGGCGGTGTTCCCCGAACGACGGCGGCAGCGTGCCGAGGCGATCGGGTCGGTGCTGCGCAGCACGGTCACCGCGGTGGTCTTCTCCATCGCGACGCTCCTGGTGCTCAGCGAACTGAGCTTCAACCTGGCACCGCTGCTGGCCAGCGCCGGCATCGTCGGCGTGGCGCTCGGCTTCGGCGCGCAGTCACTGGTCAAGGACCTGATCGCCGGCCTCTTCATGCTGCTGGAAGACCAGTACGGCGTGGGCGACACGGTCGACCTGGGCGACGCCACCGGGGTCGTGGAGGCGGTCGGCCTACGGATCACCACGATCCGTGACGGTCGCGGGGTGCTGTGGTACATCCGCAACGGCGAGATCATCCGGGTCGGCAACAAGAGCCAGGGCTGGGCCATGGTCATCGTCGACATGCCGATCGGATTCGCCGGCACCGAGAAGGCGACCGCGGTCATGCGGGCCGCCGCCGCCGCGGTCGCCGCCGATCCGGAACTGGTCGATCACATCGTGGAGCCACCGGAAGTTCTCGGGGTGGAGACGGTGACGGTCGATGGCGCGGTAATCCGGACAATTGCCAAGACGACGGCGGAAGGACAGTTCGCGGTCGGCCGTGAATTGCGCCGCCGGTTGGCGGAGACCCTGGAAAATTCCGGCATCACGGCGCGACTGGCCGCCTCCCGGATGTACGCGACGCCAGCCACCGCCGCCGATGAAGGCGGAACCGGACAGGGTGGCGCCACCTGA
- a CDS encoding MFS transporter → MSEETQAPLRPATFREVFAQAEFRALYSATTLTWIGDYLAKAAITVMVYNETQSVAMSAAAFAVSFLPWIIGGPLLATVAERHPYRTVMVTADVVRMVLIALVALPFLPVWATIGLLFLMTLANPPSQAARSALMPVLLKGDRLVVGLSVTTSTSQAAQVGGYVAGAAIAAVNPRIALLINAAAFAASAVILRLGVRKRPPAMTSAHRSNLFRETAEGFQIVFGTPVLRATAVMVFAAMLFAIVPEGLAAAWAAERPLGDGEGSRGLSQALIMAAGPVGFILGSLVVGRAIRPDIRRALIRPFAVLAPLALVPALLNPSPTVVALLAAVSGVAIAGLLPVANGLFVQALPHGFRARAFGVMQTGMQVTQGGAVLLTGLLASRFSIPTVVGVWSAAGVLLMLLTAAQWPSAERFNEAIARASRQGREQVDPAPGEAPQADGPDRTAVPSQSRPAASKPGVSAL, encoded by the coding sequence GTGTCCGAGGAGACCCAAGCCCCCCTGAGACCCGCCACCTTCCGTGAGGTGTTCGCCCAGGCCGAGTTCCGGGCGCTCTACTCGGCCACCACGCTGACGTGGATCGGTGACTACCTGGCCAAGGCCGCGATCACGGTAATGGTCTACAACGAGACCCAGTCGGTCGCGATGTCGGCCGCCGCGTTCGCGGTGAGTTTCCTGCCCTGGATCATCGGTGGCCCGCTGCTGGCCACCGTCGCCGAGCGCCATCCCTACCGGACGGTCATGGTCACCGCCGACGTGGTCCGGATGGTGCTGATCGCCCTGGTCGCCCTGCCGTTCCTGCCGGTCTGGGCGACGATCGGGCTGCTGTTCCTGATGACGCTGGCCAATCCGCCGAGCCAGGCCGCGCGGTCCGCGCTGATGCCCGTCCTGCTCAAGGGCGACCGGCTCGTGGTCGGCCTGTCGGTGACCACCAGCACCAGCCAGGCCGCCCAGGTGGGCGGCTACGTCGCCGGCGCCGCGATCGCCGCCGTCAACCCCCGCATCGCCCTGCTGATCAACGCCGCCGCGTTCGCCGCGTCGGCGGTGATCCTGCGCCTCGGCGTACGCAAGCGGCCCCCGGCGATGACCTCGGCGCACCGCAGCAACCTGTTCCGCGAGACCGCCGAAGGCTTCCAGATCGTCTTCGGCACCCCGGTCCTGCGGGCCACCGCCGTGATGGTCTTCGCCGCGATGCTGTTCGCGATCGTGCCCGAGGGGCTGGCGGCGGCCTGGGCCGCCGAACGCCCGCTCGGTGACGGAGAGGGCAGCCGCGGTTTGTCCCAGGCACTGATCATGGCGGCCGGACCGGTCGGGTTCATCCTCGGCAGTCTGGTCGTCGGCCGCGCCATCCGGCCCGACATCCGCCGTGCGCTGATCCGGCCGTTCGCCGTACTGGCCCCGCTGGCGCTGGTGCCGGCCCTGCTCAATCCCTCGCCGACGGTGGTCGCGCTGCTGGCCGCGGTCTCCGGGGTGGCCATCGCCGGGCTGCTGCCGGTGGCCAACGGCCTCTTCGTGCAGGCGCTGCCGCACGGCTTCCGGGCCCGGGCGTTCGGCGTCATGCAGACCGGCATGCAGGTCACCCAGGGCGGCGCCGTGCTGCTGACCGGGCTGCTCGCCTCCCGCTTCTCCATCCCGACAGTGGTGGGGGTGTGGAGCGCCGCCGGCGTACTGCTCATGCTCCTGACCGCAGCGCAGTGGCCCAGCGCCGAACGCTTCAACGAGGCGATCGCCAGGGCCAGCCGCCAGGGCCGTGAGCAGGTCGATCCCGCCCCGGGCGAGGCACCGCAGGCCGACGGTCCGGACCGCACCGCCGTGCCCTCCCAGTCTCGCCCGGCCGCTTCCAAGCCGGGCGTCAGCGCGTTGTGA
- a CDS encoding globin produces the protein MVNPAAEPSKGQPPADQIPPETFFALIGGEPTFRKLVAEFYRGIAADPVLRPMYPEADLGPATERMTLFLMQYWGGPNTYSQERGHPRLRMRHAPFRIGPAERDAWLGHMRRAVDSVELPPDQAATLWDYLERAAYFMVNTMDDIQSANG, from the coding sequence ATGGTGAATCCAGCAGCGGAGCCATCGAAGGGTCAGCCGCCGGCCGACCAGATCCCGCCAGAGACCTTCTTCGCGTTGATCGGCGGCGAGCCGACCTTCCGCAAGCTGGTCGCCGAGTTCTACCGGGGTATCGCCGCCGACCCCGTACTGCGCCCGATGTATCCGGAAGCCGACCTGGGGCCGGCCACCGAGCGCATGACGCTGTTCCTGATGCAGTACTGGGGCGGCCCGAACACCTACTCGCAGGAGCGCGGCCACCCCCGGCTGCGGATGCGGCACGCCCCGTTCCGGATCGGACCGGCCGAGCGCGACGCCTGGCTGGGCCACATGCGGCGGGCCGTCGACAGCGTCGAGTTGCCGCCGGATCAGGCCGCGACGCTGTGGGACTACCTGGAGCGGGCCGCGTACTTCATGGTCAACACGATGGACGACATTCAATCAGCAAACGGATAG
- a CDS encoding delta-60 repeat domain-containing protein — translation MRRRLIAAATVLAVSGLAGVLPAVADMAHPTVVSEDPVDWTPHILDGTVRAITVVGDTVVVGGDFSAVTDSDRRNPQRRQHLFAFDADDGTVRAFAPRLDGPVYALAPGADGTVYAGGAFRTVNGVVQRGLTRLSLADGARVPGFTASINWGDVRALAVAGHRLYAGGTFTQVNGVNRTALARLDATSGAVDVGFDAALVGQGLSRVRVEDFALSPDGNRLVLAGAITHARGVARPQLVMLETGGPDAVVANWHTDAYRQTCDGDYATYLRGVDFAPDGSYLVVVTTGHDSGPGRLCNTAARFETTGTGRHTPTWINHTGGNTLYSVSVTGSAVYVGGHQRWLDNPYGDKSAGPGAVSRPGIGAIDPRSGKALSWNPTRSRGVGVRAFLATPQGLYVGSDTDQLGREYHGRIGMFPMP, via the coding sequence ATGCGCCGCCGCCTCATCGCAGCCGCCACCGTGCTGGCCGTCTCCGGCCTCGCCGGCGTACTGCCCGCAGTCGCCGACATGGCACACCCCACAGTCGTCTCCGAAGACCCGGTCGACTGGACGCCGCACATCCTCGACGGAACCGTCCGGGCCATCACGGTGGTCGGTGACACCGTCGTGGTCGGCGGCGACTTCAGTGCCGTGACCGACAGCGACCGCCGCAACCCCCAACGCCGCCAGCACCTCTTCGCCTTCGACGCCGACGACGGCACCGTACGGGCCTTCGCACCGCGCCTGGACGGTCCCGTGTACGCCCTCGCCCCGGGCGCCGACGGCACGGTCTACGCCGGCGGCGCCTTCCGTACGGTCAACGGGGTCGTCCAGCGCGGGCTGACCCGGCTCTCGCTGGCCGACGGCGCCCGGGTCCCGGGCTTCACCGCGAGCATCAACTGGGGCGACGTACGTGCCCTGGCCGTCGCCGGCCACCGGCTCTACGCCGGCGGCACCTTCACCCAGGTCAACGGGGTGAACCGGACCGCGCTGGCCCGGCTCGACGCGACGTCGGGCGCGGTCGACGTCGGATTCGACGCCGCGCTCGTCGGGCAGGGCCTGTCCCGGGTACGGGTGGAGGACTTCGCGCTGTCCCCCGACGGCAACCGGCTGGTCCTGGCCGGCGCCATCACCCACGCGCGCGGGGTGGCCCGGCCGCAACTGGTGATGCTGGAGACCGGCGGCCCGGACGCCGTGGTCGCCAACTGGCACACCGACGCCTACCGGCAGACCTGCGACGGCGACTACGCCACCTACCTGCGCGGCGTCGACTTCGCGCCGGACGGCTCCTACCTGGTGGTGGTGACCACCGGCCACGATTCCGGTCCGGGCCGGCTGTGCAACACCGCCGCCCGGTTCGAGACCACCGGCACCGGCCGGCACACCCCAACCTGGATCAACCACACCGGCGGCAACACCCTCTATTCGGTCTCCGTCACCGGCAGCGCCGTGTACGTCGGCGGCCACCAGCGCTGGCTGGACAACCCGTACGGCGACAAGTCGGCCGGTCCGGGTGCGGTGTCCCGGCCGGGAATCGGGGCGATCGACCCGCGGTCGGGCAAGGCGCTGTCGTGGAACCCGACCCGGAGCCGGGGGGTGGGCGTGCGGGCCTTCCTCGCCACCCCGCAGGGGCTCTACGTCGGCTCCGACACCGACCAGCTCGGCCGGGAGTACCACGGCCGGATCGGCATGTTCCCGATGCCGTGA
- a CDS encoding YbjN domain-containing protein has translation MPWWSWRPGHAGGVEPETRSRIAEDGNVRVGPPAQREPTHDRPSAERTLTKNMPATVAPVTLCRIGEALDLLDIRYLADGYGSLLAMWERHAVLFALEGPEDEILVMRARPHSTVPPDWADRAYRVVNEWNLAGRFGKAYVGDPTERGQLPVYAEIQVPLRAGAHDALLVEMVDSGQTMSAAFVDWLHDEGALL, from the coding sequence ATGCCGTGGTGGTCATGGCGCCCCGGCCACGCCGGTGGCGTAGAGCCGGAGACCCGGAGCAGGATCGCGGAGGACGGCAACGTCAGGGTGGGGCCACCGGCACAACGGGAACCCACGCACGACCGTCCGTCCGCCGAACGGACTCTCACGAAGAACATGCCAGCGACCGTCGCGCCGGTGACCCTGTGCCGGATCGGTGAAGCGCTGGACCTGCTGGACATCCGCTACCTCGCCGACGGCTACGGCAGCCTGTTGGCCATGTGGGAGCGGCACGCCGTACTTTTCGCCCTCGAAGGGCCGGAGGACGAGATCCTGGTCATGCGGGCCCGTCCACACTCGACCGTCCCGCCCGACTGGGCCGACCGCGCCTACCGCGTGGTCAACGAATGGAACCTCGCCGGCCGCTTCGGCAAGGCATACGTCGGTGATCCCACCGAACGCGGACAACTGCCGGTCTACGCGGAGATCCAGGTGCCGCTGCGCGCCGGCGCCCACGACGCACTGCTGGTCGAGATGGTCGACTCCGGGCAGACCATGTCCGCCGCGTTCGTCGACTGGCTGCACGACGAGGGCGCCCTGCTCTGA
- a CDS encoding acyl-CoA thioesterase, with protein MTDRFVYHCALRWSDLDAYGHINNARFLTLYEEARVALMFIGGRAWGVGSFADGVVIARHEVDYLRPVDYSAARATADQPPTVRIELWVEDVRASRFTIAYELFDGEVLASRARSVLVPFDLAAKRSRRLSDDERDFLRPYVLEPPVTASGRS; from the coding sequence GTGACTGACCGGTTCGTCTACCACTGCGCGTTGCGCTGGTCCGACCTCGACGCGTACGGCCACATCAACAACGCCCGCTTCCTCACCCTGTACGAGGAGGCCCGGGTCGCGTTGATGTTCATCGGCGGGCGGGCCTGGGGGGTCGGCTCGTTCGCCGACGGCGTGGTCATCGCCCGGCACGAGGTCGACTACCTGCGGCCGGTCGACTACAGCGCCGCCCGGGCGACCGCCGACCAGCCGCCGACGGTCCGCATCGAGCTGTGGGTGGAGGACGTCCGGGCCTCCCGGTTCACCATCGCCTACGAGCTGTTCGACGGCGAGGTGCTGGCCAGCCGGGCCCGGTCGGTGCTGGTGCCGTTCGACCTCGCCGCCAAGCGGTCCCGGCGGCTGTCCGACGACGAGCGGGACTTCCTGCGGCCGTACGTCCTCGAGCCGCCGGTGACCGCATCCGGTCGGTCGTAG
- the ettA gene encoding energy-dependent translational throttle protein EttA: MAQYIYVLEKARKAHGDKVVLDNVTLSFLPGAKIGVVGPNGAGKSSLLKIMAGLDRPSNGEARLMPGYTVGMLAQEPPLNDAKTVLGNIEEAVAETKAKLERFNKIAEQMATDYSDELMEEMGKLQEELDHADAWDIDSKLELAMDALRCPPPDADVTQLSGGERRRVALCKLLLEAPDLLLLDEPTNHLDAESVQWLEQHLAKYAGTVMAITHDRYFLDNVAGWILELDRGRAIGYEGNYSTYLDKKAQRLAVQGRKDAKMQKRLTEELEWVRSNAKARQTKSKARLDRYEEMANEAEKTRKLDFEEIQIPPGPRLGNTVIEVGGLRKGFDGRVLIGDLSFSLPRNGIVGIIGPNGVGKTTLFKTIVGLEQPDAGSVKIGETVKLSYVDQNRAGLDGDKTVWEVVSDGLDHLMVGKVEMPSRAYVAAFGFKGPDQQKPTKVLSGGERNRLNLALTLKIGGNVILLDEPTNDLDVETLSSLENALLEFPGCAVVISHDRMFLDRVATHILAWEGTEEDPANWFWFEGNFEAYEKNKVDRLGADAARPHRVTYRKLTRD; the protein is encoded by the coding sequence GTGGCCCAGTACATCTACGTCCTGGAGAAGGCCCGTAAGGCGCACGGCGACAAGGTCGTGCTCGACAACGTGACGCTCAGCTTCCTGCCGGGCGCCAAGATCGGTGTGGTCGGCCCCAACGGCGCGGGCAAGTCCAGCCTGCTCAAGATCATGGCAGGGCTGGACCGCCCCAGCAACGGCGAGGCCCGGCTGATGCCCGGCTACACCGTCGGCATGCTGGCCCAGGAGCCGCCGCTCAACGACGCCAAGACCGTCCTCGGCAACATCGAGGAGGCGGTCGCGGAGACCAAGGCCAAGCTGGAGCGGTTCAACAAGATCGCCGAGCAGATGGCGACCGACTACTCCGACGAGCTGATGGAGGAGATGGGCAAGCTCCAGGAGGAGCTCGACCACGCCGACGCGTGGGACATCGACTCCAAGCTCGAACTCGCCATGGACGCGCTGCGCTGCCCGCCGCCGGACGCCGACGTCACCCAGCTCTCCGGCGGTGAGCGCCGCCGGGTCGCACTGTGCAAGCTGCTGCTGGAGGCGCCCGACCTGCTGCTGCTCGACGAGCCGACCAACCACCTCGACGCCGAGAGCGTGCAGTGGCTGGAGCAGCACCTGGCCAAGTACGCCGGCACCGTCATGGCGATCACCCACGACCGCTACTTCCTCGACAACGTCGCCGGCTGGATCCTCGAGCTGGACCGGGGCCGGGCCATCGGCTACGAGGGCAACTACAGCACCTACCTGGACAAGAAGGCCCAGCGGCTGGCCGTGCAGGGGCGCAAGGACGCCAAGATGCAGAAGCGGCTCACCGAGGAACTCGAGTGGGTCCGCTCCAACGCCAAGGCGCGGCAGACCAAGTCCAAGGCCCGCCTCGACCGCTACGAGGAGATGGCGAACGAGGCGGAGAAGACCCGCAAGCTCGACTTCGAGGAGATCCAGATCCCGCCGGGCCCGCGGCTGGGCAACACGGTCATCGAGGTCGGCGGCCTGCGCAAGGGCTTCGACGGCCGGGTCCTGATCGGCGACCTGAGCTTCTCGCTGCCACGTAACGGCATCGTCGGCATCATCGGCCCCAACGGCGTCGGCAAGACCACGCTGTTCAAGACCATCGTCGGCCTCGAGCAGCCGGACGCCGGCTCGGTCAAGATCGGTGAGACGGTCAAGCTGTCGTACGTCGACCAGAACCGGGCCGGCCTCGACGGCGACAAGACGGTCTGGGAGGTCGTCTCCGACGGGCTCGACCACCTGATGGTCGGCAAGGTCGAGATGCCGTCCCGGGCCTACGTCGCGGCCTTCGGCTTCAAGGGACCCGACCAGCAGAAGCCGACCAAGGTGCTCTCCGGCGGCGAGCGCAACCGGCTCAACCTCGCGCTGACGCTGAAGATCGGCGGCAACGTGATCCTGCTCGACGAACCGACCAACGACCTCGACGTCGAGACGCTGTCGTCGCTGGAGAACGCGCTGCTGGAGTTCCCCGGTTGCGCCGTGGTCATCTCCCACGACCGGATGTTCCTCGACCGGGTGGCGACGCACATCCTGGCCTGGGAGGGCACCGAGGAGGACCCGGCGAACTGGTTCTGGTTCGAGGGCAACTTCGAGGCGTACGAGAAGAACAAGGTCGACCGGCTCGGCGCGGACGCGGCCCGGCCGCACCGGGTGACGTACCGGAAGCTCACGCGTGACTGA
- a CDS encoding alpha,alpha-trehalose-phosphate synthase (UDP-forming), with amino-acid sequence MTVRSSFVVVANRLPVDEVNTPEGRQWRRSPGGLVTALHPVLAQHKGTWVGWAGGVGAAPEPFEVEGIHLHPVPLSADELERYYEGQSNATIWPLYHDAVETPAYKRRWREAYRLVNARFAEAAADAAAEGATVWVQDYQLQLVPAMLRELRPDLRIGFFLHIPFPPIELFMQMPLRAEVLRGLLGADLVGFQQRLAAQNFVRLARHLLGLRYSGQTIEVDGRTVKAGAFPISIDVAEMERMASDPTVQARAKQIRAELGDPKTVILGVDRLDYTKGIELRLKAFRELLSDGKLTVPDAVMVQVATPSRERVEHYQALRVKVEREVGRINGEFGRVGVPAVHYLHQSYSRSELAALYCAADVMMVTPLRDGMNLVAKEYVASRADTGGALVLSEFAGAATELRQAFLCNPHDPDGVKDALLRAVHVDNVEARRRMRIMQRHLRTHDVGQWARSFLNELGVPETEAA; translated from the coding sequence GTGACGGTTCGCAGCTCATTCGTGGTCGTAGCCAACCGCCTGCCCGTCGACGAGGTGAACACACCCGAGGGGCGGCAATGGCGGCGGAGTCCGGGTGGTCTGGTCACCGCCCTGCACCCGGTGCTGGCCCAGCACAAGGGGACCTGGGTCGGCTGGGCCGGTGGGGTGGGCGCCGCACCGGAGCCCTTCGAGGTGGAGGGCATCCACCTGCATCCGGTGCCGCTGAGCGCCGACGAACTCGAACGCTACTACGAGGGCCAGTCCAACGCCACGATCTGGCCGCTCTACCACGACGCGGTGGAGACCCCGGCCTACAAGCGCCGCTGGCGTGAGGCGTACCGGCTGGTCAACGCGCGGTTCGCCGAGGCGGCGGCGGACGCGGCGGCCGAGGGCGCCACCGTCTGGGTGCAGGACTACCAGCTCCAACTGGTGCCGGCGATGCTCCGCGAACTGCGTCCCGACCTGCGGATCGGTTTCTTCCTGCACATCCCGTTCCCGCCGATCGAGCTGTTCATGCAGATGCCGCTGCGCGCCGAGGTGCTGCGCGGCCTGCTCGGCGCCGACCTGGTCGGCTTCCAGCAGCGGCTGGCGGCGCAGAACTTCGTCCGGCTGGCCCGGCACCTGCTCGGCCTGCGCTACTCGGGGCAGACGATCGAGGTCGACGGCCGGACGGTCAAGGCGGGCGCCTTCCCGATCTCGATCGACGTCGCCGAGATGGAGCGGATGGCGTCCGACCCGACGGTCCAGGCCCGGGCGAAGCAGATCCGGGCCGAGCTGGGCGATCCGAAGACGGTGATCCTCGGGGTGGACCGGCTGGACTACACCAAGGGGATCGAGCTGCGTCTGAAGGCGTTCCGCGAGCTGCTCTCTGACGGAAAGCTGACAGTTCCCGACGCGGTTATGGTGCAGGTCGCCACGCCCAGCCGCGAACGGGTCGAGCACTACCAGGCGCTACGGGTAAAGGTAGAGCGCGAAGTTGGTCGGATTAATGGCGAATTCGGCCGAGTCGGCGTGCCTGCTGTGCATTACCTCCACCAGTCGTACTCTCGCAGTGAGCTGGCGGCGCTCTACTGCGCCGCCGACGTCATGATGGTGACCCCGCTTCGAGACGGAATGAATCTGGTGGCCAAGGAGTACGTTGCATCGCGCGCCGACACTGGCGGCGCGCTCGTGCTCAGTGAGTTCGCCGGCGCGGCAACGGAGCTGCGCCAGGCATTTCTTTGTAACCCGCACGACCCCGACGGGGTCAAGGACGCCCTGCTAAGGGCCGTGCACGTCGACAACGTGGAGGCCCGTCGCCGGATGCGCATCATGCAGCGGCACCTGCGGACCCACGACGTGGGCCAGTGGGCCCGGTCGTTCCTCAACGAGCTCGGGGTGCCCGAGACGGAGGCGGCGTGA